From one Lotus japonicus ecotype B-129 chromosome 3, LjGifu_v1.2 genomic stretch:
- the LOC130742931 gene encoding solanesyl diphosphate synthase 1, chloroplastic, with translation MMTVTSSSIDFAGKNLVYCGCSSNASFDRYTVRNYQKLNSKGCGARKSICCKRKSTQCKVSSMKTAEPALNGGTQAIKGLTGRLDLKSSSSETPISPARLFEVVADDLLTLNKNLQSIVGAENPVLMSAAEQIFSAGGKRMRPALVFLVSRATAELLGLKELTLKHRRLAEIIEMIHTASLIHDDVLDESDLRRGKETVHQLFGTRVAVLAGDFMFAQSSWYLANLENIEVIKLISQVIKDFASGEIKQASSLFDCDVQLEEYLIKSYYKTASLIAASTKGAAIFSGADHSITEKMYEYGKNLGLSFQVVDDILDFTQSAEQLGKPAGTDLAKGNLTAPVIFALEKEPKLRDIIESEFSETGSLDEAITLVKSCGGIERAQELAKEKADLAIQSLQCLPQSVFRLALEDMVTYNLQRIA, from the exons ATGATGACTGTGACAAGTAGCAGCATTGATTTTGCTGGGAAAAACTTGGTTTATTGTGGCTGTTCTTCCAATGCATCGTTTGACAGGTACACTGTGAGGAACTATCAGAAGCTGAATTCTAAAGGCTGTGGAGCTCGTAAATCGATTTGCTGTAAGAGAAAGAGCACCCAATGTAAAGTTTCTTCTATGAAGACTGCAGAGCCTGCGTTGAATG GGGGAACTCAAGCAATTAAAGGCCTTACAGGAAGATTGGACTTGAAGAGTTCTTCTTCAGAAACCCCCATTTCACCAGCTAGGTTGTTTGAAGTTGTTGCTGATGATTTGTTAACGCTCAATAAAAATCTTCAATCG ATTGTAGGTGCAGAAAATCCAGTCTTAATGTCTGCAGCTGAGCAAATCTTTAGTGCTGGTGGGAAGAGGATGAGGCCAGCTCTAGTGTTCTTGGTGTCTAGGGCGACAGCGGAGCTACTTGGATTGAA GGAACTTACTCTAAAGCATCGACGTTTGGCAGAAATAATTGAAATGATTCATACTGCAAGTTTGATACATGATGACGTATTGGATGAGAGCGACCTAAGAAGAG GGAAAGAAACGGTTCATCAACTGTTTGGAACAAGGGTGGCAGTACTGGCTGGAGACTTCATGTTTGCACAGTCATCATGGTACCTAGCCAACCTTGAAAATATTGAAGTCATTAAACTTATCAGCCAG GTGATTAAAGATTTTGCAAGTGGGGAAATAAAGCAGGCTTCTAGCTTATTTGATTGTGATGTTCAACTAGAGGAGTATCTAATCAAGAGCTATTACAAGACAGCCTCCTTGATTGCTGCCAGTACCAAAGGGGCTGCAATTTTTAGCGGTGCTGACCACAGCATCACTGAGAAAATGTATGAATATGGAAAGAACCTTGGTCTTTCCTTCCAAGTTGTGGATGACATTTTGGATTTCACTCAATCGGCGGAGCAACTGGGAAAGCCTGCTGGCACTGACCTTGCCAAAGGTAACCTCACTGCACCTGTAATTTTCGCATTGGAAAAAGAACCAAAATTGAGGGATATCATTGAGTCTGAGTTTAGTGAGACTGGTTCCCTTGATGAGGCCATCACCTTGGTCAAGAGTTGTGGAGGCATTGAAAGAGCACAAGAGTTGGCAAAAGAGAAAGCTGATCTTGCTATTCAGAGTCTCCAATGCCTTCCTCAGAGTGTGTTTCGTTTAGCTCTTGAGGATATGGTGACATACAACCTTCAACGAATTGCATAA